The following proteins come from a genomic window of Tepidiforma thermophila:
- a CDS encoding NAD-dependent epimerase/dehydratase family protein, translated as MRILVTGGAGYIGSVLVPKLLARGHQVRVVDRMFWGLPHYADEPGVELVNADIRRLPEGVFDGIDAVDHLAGFSNDPTAEFSPEANWQMNAAATDTIARQCIAAGVRRLVFGSSCSLYDGAPDAETLLDENAPLAPRGAYATSKRYSEQALLAHAGPDFEPVILRQATVFGLSPRMRFDLVLNTFVKDALVRQRLILHGGGRMWRPLVSVQDLADAHIAVLEAPSELVAGEIFNVVGDNYQIRQLAEVVAAALVRLGQPVALVDGPLPNLVRNYRCSGEKLKQRLGIQLPTTAADAVAELIEAFRNVPVEQLGHPKYYNIAWMQLLEQVRPAYQASNRIFEPFEEE; from the coding sequence ATGCGCATCCTCGTCACCGGCGGCGCCGGGTACATCGGCAGCGTCCTCGTCCCGAAGCTCCTCGCCCGCGGCCACCAGGTCCGGGTCGTCGACCGCATGTTCTGGGGCCTCCCCCACTACGCCGATGAACCCGGCGTCGAACTCGTCAACGCCGATATCCGCCGCCTTCCCGAGGGCGTTTTCGACGGCATCGATGCCGTCGACCACCTCGCCGGCTTCTCCAACGACCCAACCGCCGAATTCAGCCCCGAAGCCAACTGGCAAATGAACGCCGCCGCCACCGATACCATCGCCCGCCAGTGCATCGCCGCCGGCGTCCGCCGCCTTGTCTTCGGCTCCTCCTGCTCCCTCTACGACGGCGCACCGGACGCCGAAACCCTCCTCGATGAAAACGCCCCCCTCGCCCCGCGCGGCGCCTACGCCACCTCCAAGCGCTACTCCGAACAGGCCCTCCTCGCCCACGCCGGTCCCGATTTCGAGCCCGTCATCCTCCGCCAGGCCACCGTCTTCGGCCTCAGCCCGCGCATGCGCTTCGACCTCGTCCTCAACACCTTCGTCAAAGATGCCCTCGTCCGCCAGCGCCTCATCCTCCACGGCGGCGGCCGCATGTGGCGCCCCCTCGTCTCCGTCCAGGACCTCGCCGACGCCCACATCGCCGTCCTCGAAGCCCCCTCCGAGCTCGTCGCCGGCGAAATCTTCAACGTCGTCGGCGATAACTACCAGATCCGCCAGCTCGCCGAAGTCGTCGCTGCCGCCCTCGTCCGCCTTGGTCAGCCCGTTGCCCTCGTCGATGGCCCCCTCCCCAACCTCGTCCGCAACTACCGCTGCTCCGGCGAAAAGCTGAAGCAGCGCCTCGGCATCCAGCTCCCGACCACCGCCGCCGACGCCGTCGCCGAGCTCATCGAAGCATTCCGCAACGTCCCCGTCGAGCAGCTCGGCCACCCGAAGTACTACAACATCGCCTGGATGCAGCTGCTCGAACAGGTCCGCCCCGCCTACCAGGCCTCCAACCGCATCTTCGAACCGTTCGAGGAGGAGTAA
- the rfbC gene encoding dTDP-4-dehydrorhamnose 3,5-epimerase, whose translation MHVSTTPLEGVLVIDTDYFRDERGFFIEVYHEQRFREHGLPTNFVQDNHSRSGKAVLRGFHYQDMTAPMGKLVRCTAGAILDVAVDLRVGSPTFGKYFAIELTAENMRQLWVPEGFGHAFQVLTDAAEVQYKCTGLYSPPSEGTVAWNDPDIGVDWPIKNPVLSQRDQNGMSLRQYLEKPAFHYRSA comes from the coding sequence ATCCACGTCTCCACAACGCCGCTCGAAGGCGTTCTGGTCATCGATACCGACTACTTCCGCGATGAGCGCGGCTTCTTCATCGAGGTCTACCACGAGCAGCGCTTCCGCGAGCACGGCCTCCCCACGAACTTCGTCCAGGATAACCACTCCCGCTCCGGCAAAGCCGTCCTCCGCGGCTTCCACTACCAGGACATGACCGCCCCCATGGGCAAACTCGTCCGCTGCACCGCCGGCGCCATCCTCGATGTCGCCGTCGACCTCCGCGTCGGCTCCCCGACGTTCGGCAAATACTTCGCCATCGAACTGACCGCCGAGAACATGCGCCAGCTTTGGGTGCCCGAGGGCTTCGGCCACGCCTTCCAGGTCCTCACCGATGCCGCAGAGGTCCAGTACAAGTGCACCGGCCTCTACAGCCCTCCCTCCGAAGGCACCGTCGCCTGGAACGACCCCGACATCGGCGTCGACTGGCCCATCAAGAACCCCGTCCTCTCCCAGCGCGACCAGAACGGCATGAGCCTCCGCCAGTACCTCGAAAAGCCCGCCTTCCACTACCGCTCCGCCTGA
- a CDS encoding alpha/beta hydrolase — translation MSRALRLLPFLLLLAAIAACSGESAPPADTPAAASPAAKAEPSPAPPSPAPSPSPAAGYRPLGTSAGVATTIADPRFDPVPGARASYGILGRAAYRIEVPENWNGELVLFAHGFAGFGTEVAVQNPPRALREFLIASGFAWAASSYSENGYVPGIGADDTLALKRHFEAEFGRPDRTYLVGASMGGNVVALALEHHAGEYDGALALCGALGGIEQIDYFVSWVALAEYLSGLTFPIGEPGADLTSIFLTRLPARLGTPQAPTQAGRQFASAIKYLTGGPRPFFAEGFAEQYLVNFGLAMVDPGRRLLVTRAATNQDHVYAIDPGLGITADQLNAGVRRFAPDPAARNADAHPDAVPTTGRITAPLLTLHNTGDLFVPISLEQSYLQKVRAAGRQDLLVQRAIRAGGHCQFSQQELTTAFSDLVRWVREGVRPAGDDLSGDLTDIGRQFTSPLRPGDPGGVN, via the coding sequence ATGTCCCGCGCGCTTCGCCTCCTCCCCTTCCTCCTGCTCCTCGCCGCTATCGCTGCCTGCTCCGGCGAGAGCGCCCCGCCCGCCGATACCCCGGCCGCAGCGTCGCCCGCAGCGAAGGCCGAACCATCCCCCGCGCCGCCGTCGCCTGCACCCTCCCCCTCCCCGGCCGCCGGCTACCGCCCCCTCGGCACCAGCGCCGGCGTCGCCACCACCATCGCCGACCCCCGCTTCGACCCCGTCCCCGGCGCCCGCGCCAGCTACGGCATCCTCGGCCGCGCCGCCTACCGCATCGAAGTCCCCGAGAACTGGAACGGCGAACTCGTCCTCTTCGCCCACGGCTTCGCCGGCTTCGGCACCGAGGTCGCCGTCCAGAACCCGCCGCGCGCACTCCGCGAATTCCTCATCGCCAGCGGATTCGCCTGGGCGGCCAGCAGCTACAGCGAAAACGGCTACGTCCCCGGCATCGGCGCCGACGATACCCTCGCCCTCAAACGCCACTTCGAAGCCGAGTTCGGCCGCCCGGACCGCACCTACCTCGTCGGCGCCTCCATGGGCGGCAACGTCGTCGCCCTCGCCCTCGAACACCACGCCGGCGAATACGATGGCGCCCTCGCCCTCTGCGGCGCCCTCGGCGGCATCGAACAGATCGACTACTTCGTCTCCTGGGTCGCCCTCGCCGAATACCTCTCCGGCCTCACCTTCCCAATCGGCGAACCCGGCGCCGACCTCACCTCCATCTTCCTCACCCGGCTGCCCGCCCGCCTCGGCACGCCCCAGGCGCCCACCCAGGCCGGCCGCCAGTTCGCCTCCGCCATCAAGTACCTCACCGGCGGCCCCCGCCCATTCTTCGCCGAGGGGTTCGCCGAGCAGTACCTCGTCAACTTCGGCCTCGCCATGGTCGACCCCGGGCGCCGGCTCCTCGTCACCCGCGCCGCTACCAACCAGGACCACGTCTACGCCATCGACCCCGGCCTCGGCATCACCGCCGACCAGCTGAATGCCGGCGTCCGCCGCTTCGCCCCCGACCCCGCCGCCCGCAACGCCGACGCCCACCCCGACGCCGTCCCGACCACCGGGCGCATCACCGCGCCGCTCCTCACCCTCCACAACACCGGCGACCTTTTCGTCCCCATCTCCCTCGAGCAGTCCTACCTCCAGAAGGTCCGCGCCGCCGGCCGGCAGGACCTCCTCGTCCAGCGCGCCATCCGTGCCGGCGGCCATTGCCAGTTCTCGCAGCAGGAGCTCACCACCGCCTTCTCCGACCTCGTCCGCTGGGTCCGCGAGGGCGTCCGCCCCGCCGGCGACGACCTTTCCGGCGACCTCACCGATATCGGCCGCCAGTTCACCAGTCCGCTCCGCCCCGGCGACCCCGGCGGGGTCAACTGA
- a CDS encoding class I SAM-dependent methyltransferase, with amino-acid sequence MGTKPAGQVTRGKTAPNRLRLADTYLLVAEGERLRALRGPAVDLGFGDVPVTTVELFERLRRVNPRAEVVGVEIDGERAERAQAFAREGLRFVRGGFNLPLAEGELAGLVRAFNVLRQYDEGEVRAALETLALRMAPGALLIEGTSDPFGRLACWWMWERTAAQPVPPGRWLEPPLRRVRLVFGQRLRFFSEGPRAFQPYLPKELIHHAEPGGVLDRFFAAWERAWLAGAGRPARERWRASVLAMAELAPVDRRRRVVDRGLAAFGCEAGPIAEALAALS; translated from the coding sequence ATGGGCACGAAACCGGCGGGGCAGGTGACGCGGGGGAAGACGGCGCCGAACCGGCTGCGGCTGGCGGATACCTACCTGCTGGTGGCGGAGGGGGAGCGGCTGCGGGCGCTGCGGGGGCCGGCCGTTGACCTCGGGTTCGGCGATGTGCCGGTGACGACGGTGGAGCTGTTCGAGCGGCTGCGGCGGGTGAACCCGCGGGCGGAGGTGGTTGGGGTGGAGATCGACGGGGAACGGGCGGAGCGGGCGCAGGCGTTCGCGCGGGAGGGGCTCCGGTTCGTGCGCGGGGGGTTCAACCTGCCGCTGGCCGAGGGGGAGCTGGCCGGGCTGGTGCGGGCATTCAACGTGCTGCGGCAGTACGACGAGGGGGAGGTCCGGGCGGCGCTGGAGACGCTGGCACTGCGAATGGCGCCGGGGGCGCTGCTCATTGAGGGGACGAGCGACCCGTTCGGGCGGCTGGCGTGCTGGTGGATGTGGGAGCGGACGGCGGCGCAGCCGGTCCCGCCGGGTCGGTGGCTGGAGCCGCCTTTGCGGAGGGTTCGGCTGGTGTTCGGGCAGCGGCTGCGGTTCTTCAGCGAGGGGCCGCGGGCGTTTCAGCCGTACCTGCCGAAGGAGCTGATCCACCACGCGGAGCCGGGCGGCGTGCTCGACCGGTTTTTCGCGGCGTGGGAGCGGGCGTGGCTGGCGGGGGCGGGGCGGCCGGCGCGGGAGCGGTGGCGGGCATCGGTGCTGGCGATGGCGGAGCTGGCGCCGGTGGACCGGCGGCGGCGCGTGGTGGACCGGGGGCTGGCGGCGTTCGGGTGCGAGGCGGGGCCGATTGCGGAGGCGCTGGCAGCGCTCAGTTGA